One Streptomyces sp. NBC_00102 DNA segment encodes these proteins:
- the tgmB gene encoding ATP-grasp ribosomal peptide maturase, producing MAAPVLIVAASDDWPTDRVVTELDRRGVEVFRMDTSDFPQHLALAGRIDQEHGWTGELATGHRMVEMSRIGAVYYRAPGAFQFPEGMSGPEERFAASQARAGLGGVLSALECRWVNHPTAMARAEYKPVQLAAARASGLSIPATLITNRAEDVRTFAKETGRPIVCKPVASPVLIEGGRLKSVYTRRLEDADLADLRGIDTTAHLFQSWIDKDHEVRLTMVGGRAFAAAIHAGSAAAHEDWRSDYGSLTYTTTTVPEDVAQGMRRLMARLQLRYGAADFVVGPDGRWTFLEVNPCGQWDWIQGHTGLPIVEAIVDDLTGGS from the coding sequence ATGGCCGCGCCCGTCCTGATCGTTGCAGCCTCCGACGACTGGCCGACGGACAGGGTCGTCACGGAGCTGGACCGCCGCGGCGTCGAGGTGTTCCGCATGGACACCTCCGACTTCCCGCAGCATCTCGCCCTGGCCGGAAGGATCGACCAGGAGCACGGCTGGACGGGCGAACTCGCCACCGGGCATCGGATGGTGGAGATGTCCCGGATCGGCGCGGTGTACTACCGCGCCCCCGGGGCGTTCCAGTTCCCTGAGGGCATGTCCGGCCCGGAGGAGAGATTCGCCGCATCACAGGCCCGCGCCGGTCTCGGAGGTGTGCTGTCGGCGCTGGAGTGCCGGTGGGTGAACCATCCGACGGCCATGGCGCGCGCCGAGTACAAGCCGGTGCAACTCGCCGCCGCACGTGCGAGCGGACTCAGTATCCCGGCCACCCTCATCACGAACCGCGCGGAGGATGTGCGGACCTTCGCCAAGGAGACTGGCCGGCCCATCGTGTGCAAGCCCGTCGCCTCGCCAGTCCTGATCGAGGGCGGCCGGCTCAAGTCGGTCTACACGCGACGTCTGGAAGATGCCGACCTGGCCGACCTGCGGGGCATCGATACGACAGCGCACCTCTTCCAGTCCTGGATCGACAAGGACCACGAAGTGCGGCTCACCATGGTCGGCGGCCGTGCCTTCGCCGCCGCCATCCACGCCGGCAGCGCCGCCGCGCATGAGGACTGGCGCAGCGACTACGGGTCATTGACCTACACCACCACTACGGTGCCCGAGGACGTCGCGCAGGGGATGCGACGGCTGATGGCTCGCCTGCAACTTCGCTACGGTGCCGCGGACTTCGTGGTGGGTCCGGACGGCAGATGGACGTTCCTGGAGGTCAACCCGTGCGGTCAGTGGGACTGGATTCAAGGCCACACGGGTCTCCCCATCGTCGAGGCCATCGTTGACGACCTGACAGGAGGATCGTGA
- a CDS encoding hemolysin family protein produces the protein MSFPLVAGAVLLVIVGWLAACAETAIARMSSFRAAEAVRAGRRGSAKLAQVASDPTRYLNVALLVRVACEMAAGVLVTYACLQELSETWEALAVAMGVMVLVSYVAIGVSPRTIGRQHPLNTATAAAYVLLPLARIMGPIPQLLILIGNALTPGKGFRKGPFASEAELRAMVDLAEAESLIEDDERRMVHSVFELGDTLVREVMVPRTDLVAIERYKTIRQALTLALRSGFSRIPVTGENEDDIVGIVYLKDLVRKTHINRESEADLVSTAIRPAVFVPDTKNAGDLLREMQQDRNHVAVVIDEYGGTAGIVTIEDILEEIVGEITDEYDRELPPVQELENGCYRVTARLDIGDLGQLFGFVEYDDEDVETVGGLLAKALGRVPIAGATAVISLPDGRELRLTAESTAGRRNKIVTVLVEPEPQDSDAEPDTEAKAE, from the coding sequence GTGAGCTTTCCGCTCGTCGCCGGAGCCGTCCTGCTGGTGATCGTCGGCTGGCTCGCCGCCTGTGCCGAGACCGCCATCGCGCGCATGTCCAGCTTCCGGGCCGCCGAGGCGGTCCGGGCCGGACGGCGCGGCAGCGCGAAACTCGCGCAGGTCGCCTCCGACCCGACCCGCTATCTCAACGTCGCCCTGCTGGTGCGGGTCGCCTGCGAGATGGCGGCCGGTGTCCTCGTCACGTACGCCTGCCTCCAGGAACTCTCCGAGACCTGGGAGGCGCTGGCCGTCGCGATGGGGGTCATGGTCCTCGTCAGCTACGTCGCCATCGGCGTCTCGCCCCGCACCATCGGCCGCCAGCACCCGCTGAACACGGCGACGGCCGCCGCGTACGTCCTGCTGCCGCTGGCCAGGATCATGGGCCCGATCCCGCAGCTGCTGATCCTCATCGGCAACGCCCTCACCCCCGGCAAGGGGTTCCGCAAGGGACCGTTCGCCAGCGAGGCGGAGCTGCGCGCGATGGTCGACCTCGCCGAGGCGGAGTCCCTGATCGAGGACGACGAGCGCCGCATGGTGCACTCCGTCTTCGAGCTCGGCGACACCCTCGTCCGCGAGGTGATGGTGCCCCGCACCGACCTGGTCGCCATCGAGCGGTACAAGACCATCCGCCAGGCCCTCACCCTCGCGCTGCGCTCCGGGTTCTCCCGGATCCCGGTCACCGGCGAGAACGAGGACGACATCGTCGGGATCGTCTACCTCAAGGACCTGGTCCGCAAGACCCACATCAACCGCGAATCCGAGGCCGACCTCGTCTCCACGGCGATACGGCCCGCCGTGTTCGTCCCCGACACGAAGAACGCCGGTGACCTGCTGCGGGAGATGCAGCAGGACCGCAACCACGTCGCCGTCGTCATCGACGAGTACGGCGGCACGGCCGGCATCGTCACCATCGAGGACATCCTGGAGGAGATCGTCGGCGAGATCACCGACGAGTACGACCGGGAACTCCCACCCGTCCAGGAGCTGGAGAACGGCTGCTACCGGGTGACCGCCCGCCTGGACATCGGCGACCTCGGGCAGCTCTTCGGGTTCGTCGAGTACGACGACGAGGACGTCGAGACCGTCGGCGGCCTCCTCGCCAAGGCACTCGGCCGCGTCCCGATCGCCGGTGCGACGGCGGTCATCAGCCTCCCGGACGGCCGCGAGCTGCGGCTGACGGCGGAGTCCACGGCGGGGCGCCGCAACAAGATCGTCACGGTACTGGTGGAGCCGGAACCTCAGGATTCGGATGCGGAGCCGGACACGGAGGCGAAGGCGGAGTAG
- a CDS encoding GNAT family N-acetyltransferase, with translation MNTAKILLSGDRLALAQPRREMLETYHQWENDLGTLMGYGNQVPQSWEAREAGWERQRKNRDYVQFEVVRLEDGAPIGITTLILDTYVRTAEFVMLLGSEFRGQGYATEAVHLTLDWGFHVAALRMVWLKVLEPNEAGRAAYSKAGFRQAGRLRRAGHWMGEVVDELMMDALPEDFPGKSAVRGTLSAAGRTAS, from the coding sequence ATGAACACCGCGAAGATTCTGCTGAGTGGAGACCGGCTCGCGCTCGCGCAGCCTCGGCGGGAGATGCTGGAGACCTACCACCAGTGGGAGAACGACCTCGGCACCCTGATGGGGTACGGCAACCAGGTTCCGCAGTCCTGGGAGGCCCGCGAGGCCGGATGGGAACGGCAGCGGAAGAACCGCGACTACGTGCAGTTCGAAGTGGTGCGGCTGGAGGACGGCGCCCCCATCGGAATCACGACCCTCATCCTGGACACGTACGTGCGCACAGCGGAGTTCGTGATGCTGCTGGGCTCGGAATTCCGCGGCCAGGGGTACGCCACGGAGGCCGTGCACCTCACGTTGGACTGGGGGTTCCACGTAGCCGCGCTCCGCATGGTGTGGCTGAAGGTGCTGGAACCCAACGAGGCCGGGAGAGCCGCGTACTCGAAGGCGGGCTTCAGGCAGGCCGGGCGCCTTCGCCGTGCCGGCCACTGGATGGGGGAAGTCGTCGACGAGCTGATGATGGACGCCCTCCCCGAGGACTTCCCCGGGAAATCGGCGGTACGCGGCACACTGTCGGCGGCAGGCCGAACTGCATCTTGA
- a CDS encoding MmcQ/YjbR family DNA-binding protein encodes MNGAQLRALCLDFNEAVEEFPFTPETSVFKVLGKMFALSALDARPLTVNLKCDPDEAVRLREEYPAIVPGWHMNKRHWNTVTVGELPAKLVRELVEDSYDLVVAGLPRAERLRLDRA; translated from the coding sequence ATGAACGGCGCACAACTGCGGGCCCTCTGCCTGGACTTCAACGAGGCCGTGGAGGAGTTCCCCTTCACGCCGGAGACCTCGGTCTTCAAGGTGCTCGGCAAGATGTTCGCGCTGAGCGCCCTGGACGCCCGCCCGCTCACCGTCAACCTCAAGTGCGACCCGGACGAAGCGGTGCGCCTGCGCGAGGAGTACCCGGCGATCGTCCCCGGCTGGCACATGAACAAGCGCCACTGGAACACCGTCACGGTCGGCGAACTCCCCGCCAAGCTGGTTCGCGAGCTGGTCGAGGACAGTTACGACCTGGTGGTGGCGGGGCTGCCCCGGGCGGAGAGGCTCCGGCTGGACCGGGCTTGA
- a CDS encoding PhoH family protein: protein MTQSPTRPQARAHIRIPAAHPMVMLLGSGDSLLRVIETAFPAADIHVRGNEISATGDPADVALIQRLFDEMVLVLRTGQPMTEDAVERSIAMLRAAGNGEGDPQGETPAEVLTQNILSNRGRTIRPKTLNQKRYVDAIDKHTIVFGIGPAGTGKTYLAMAKAVQALQSKQVSRIILTRPAVEAGERLGFLPGTLFDKIDPYLRPLYDALHDMLDPDSIPRLMAAGTIEVAPLAYMRGRTLNDAFIILDEAQNTSAEQMKMFLTRLGFDSKIVITGDVTQVDLPNGTKSGLRQVQEILDGVEDVHFSRLTSQDVVRHKLVGRIVDAYEKYDDRAGTNGK from the coding sequence ATGACTCAGTCACCCACACGGCCACAGGCGCGTGCCCACATCAGGATTCCGGCCGCTCACCCCATGGTGATGCTCCTGGGATCGGGCGACTCGCTGCTGCGCGTGATCGAAACGGCATTCCCCGCAGCCGATATTCACGTACGGGGAAACGAGATAAGCGCTACGGGCGACCCCGCCGACGTCGCCCTCATCCAGCGCTTGTTCGACGAGATGGTGCTGGTGCTCCGCACCGGGCAGCCGATGACGGAGGACGCAGTGGAACGCTCGATCGCCATGCTCAGGGCAGCCGGCAACGGCGAGGGCGACCCGCAGGGCGAGACCCCCGCCGAGGTCCTCACGCAGAACATCCTCTCCAACCGCGGTCGCACCATCCGCCCCAAGACGCTCAACCAGAAGCGGTACGTCGACGCCATCGACAAGCACACCATCGTCTTCGGCATCGGCCCCGCGGGCACCGGCAAGACCTACCTCGCCATGGCGAAGGCGGTCCAGGCGCTCCAGTCGAAGCAGGTCAGCCGCATCATCCTGACCCGGCCCGCCGTCGAGGCGGGGGAGCGGCTCGGCTTCCTGCCCGGCACGCTCTTCGACAAGATCGACCCGTACCTGCGCCCGCTCTACGACGCGCTGCACGACATGCTCGACCCCGACTCGATCCCGCGCCTGATGGCGGCGGGCACGATCGAGGTGGCGCCGCTCGCATACATGCGCGGCCGTACTCTGAATGATGCTTTTATCATCCTGGACGAGGCCCAGAACACCAGCGCCGAGCAGATGAAGATGTTCCTCACCCGCCTCGGCTTCGACTCGAAGATCGTCATCACCGGTGACGTCACCCAGGTCGACCTCCCGAACGGCACCAAGAGCGGTCTCCGGCAGGTCCAGGAGATCCTCGACGGCGTCGAGGACGTCCACTTCTCCCGGCTCACGTCCCAGGATGTCGTCCGGCACAAGCTCGTCGGCCGTATCGTCGACGCGTACGAGAAGTACGACGACCGAGCCGGTACCAACGGGAAGTAG
- a CDS encoding methyltransferase domain-containing protein has product MHWKPHAAALAAEVAHPGSDWWLPVASTPRHQFVERWFTAGPGGWTAVDGSDDEEAWAAASYSDTTLVTQIGPVHADHTQTGLTVTGHPTSSSTHPSLVVTMLRHGRLIPGVRFLDLATGSGYSAALACQRLGDQLVTTLDVDPYLTLAAGDRLHRAGLHPQVVRADATTAALPGEFDRIVSMVSVPRVPAEWLTALAPGGRLVTTIAGTGLIVTADKNRDGSASGRVEWDRAAFMKARSGTDYPPALDDLFITASTEHGDVAVSPLPVLDVVQAWEVWSMLTLTAPGIEHRTGTAEDGSRMTWMLHPDGSWARARTAKGERTTTVHQGGPRRLYDLLDSIRWRWIEQGELPVYGAKITITPDGETTFTRGGWGITL; this is encoded by the coding sequence ATGCATTGGAAACCGCACGCCGCGGCTCTCGCGGCCGAGGTGGCCCATCCAGGCTCGGACTGGTGGCTGCCCGTAGCAAGTACGCCGCGACACCAGTTCGTGGAGCGGTGGTTCACCGCCGGACCGGGCGGTTGGACCGCCGTGGACGGTTCGGACGACGAAGAGGCATGGGCGGCGGCCTCGTACTCGGACACGACCCTGGTCACGCAGATCGGGCCCGTGCACGCCGACCACACCCAGACCGGTCTGACTGTCACCGGGCATCCCACATCGTCTTCCACGCATCCGAGTCTCGTCGTCACCATGCTGCGGCACGGCCGGCTCATCCCCGGGGTCCGGTTTCTGGACCTCGCCACCGGTTCCGGGTACAGCGCAGCCCTGGCGTGCCAACGGCTTGGCGATCAGCTCGTCACCACCCTGGACGTCGACCCGTACCTCACTCTTGCCGCTGGTGACCGCCTCCACCGCGCGGGCCTCCACCCGCAGGTGGTGAGGGCGGACGCCACCACTGCGGCGCTACCGGGAGAGTTCGACCGGATCGTGTCCATGGTGTCCGTGCCGCGCGTCCCCGCAGAGTGGTTGACGGCTCTCGCACCCGGCGGGCGACTCGTGACGACGATCGCCGGCACGGGCCTGATCGTCACCGCTGACAAGAATCGGGACGGTTCGGCGTCGGGGCGCGTCGAATGGGACCGGGCGGCGTTCATGAAGGCCCGCAGCGGGACCGACTACCCGCCCGCGCTCGACGATCTGTTCATCACGGCCAGTACGGAGCATGGAGATGTTGCCGTGTCCCCGCTCCCCGTGCTCGACGTCGTGCAGGCGTGGGAGGTGTGGTCGATGCTCACTCTGACCGCGCCCGGCATCGAGCACCGCACCGGAACGGCGGAGGACGGCAGTCGCATGACGTGGATGCTCCACCCCGACGGTTCCTGGGCACGCGCGCGTACGGCGAAGGGAGAGCGCACCACCACCGTTCACCAGGGTGGACCTCGACGCCTGTACGACCTGCTGGACAGCATCCGGTGGCGGTGGATCGAGCAAGGCGAACTCCCGGTCTACGGAGCGAAGATCACCATCACCCCTGACGGCGAGACCACGTTCACCCGCGGCGGGTGGGGCATCACCCTGTGA
- the ybeY gene encoding rRNA maturation RNase YbeY has translation MSIDVNNESGTEVDEQAILDIARYALARMRIHPLSELSVIVVDTDAMEQLHIQWMDLPGPTDVMSFPMDELRPPSKDDEEPPQGLLGDIVLCPEVAKRQGEEAETRHSMDEELQLLAVHGVLHLLGYDHEEPDEKAEMFGLQAAIVDGWRGERGLTGPSPAPTVS, from the coding sequence ATGTCGATCGACGTCAACAACGAGTCCGGAACCGAGGTCGACGAGCAGGCGATCCTCGACATCGCCCGCTACGCCCTCGCCCGGATGCGGATCCACCCGCTGTCCGAACTCTCGGTGATCGTGGTGGACACCGACGCCATGGAGCAGCTCCACATCCAGTGGATGGACCTCCCGGGCCCGACCGATGTCATGTCCTTCCCGATGGACGAGCTCCGTCCGCCGTCGAAGGACGACGAGGAGCCCCCGCAGGGCCTCCTCGGTGACATCGTGCTCTGCCCGGAGGTCGCGAAGCGGCAGGGCGAAGAGGCCGAGACGCGGCACTCCATGGACGAGGAGCTCCAGCTCCTCGCCGTCCACGGAGTGCTGCACCTCCTCGGGTACGACCACGAGGAGCCCGACGAGAAGGCCGAGATGTTCGGCCTGCAGGCCGCCATCGTGGACGGTTGGCGGGGCGAGCGCGGGCTGACCGGCCCCTCCCCGGCTCCCACGGTCTCGTGA
- a CDS encoding DUF6087 family protein yields MDDEPLEEWADRRERRRPEVGERRTVPLGNGVGRGAHVDPDAPRAVQVWDGHQWVPEGVAEDYSATGRATADEDISSRAERVDLPTFGRLPTAPEPYRPTIPFYRPDNHS; encoded by the coding sequence GTGGACGACGAACCCTTGGAGGAGTGGGCCGATCGGCGAGAACGGCGAAGGCCCGAGGTCGGTGAGCGGCGGACGGTTCCGCTCGGGAACGGCGTGGGGCGTGGGGCGCACGTGGATCCCGACGCACCACGCGCTGTTCAGGTGTGGGACGGGCACCAGTGGGTTCCGGAAGGCGTCGCCGAGGACTACTCCGCCACGGGCCGGGCGACCGCCGACGAGGACATCTCCTCGCGCGCAGAACGGGTCGATCTTCCGACGTTCGGGAGGCTCCCTACGGCACCGGAACCGTACCGGCCGACGATCCCGTTCTACCGACCGGACAATCATTCGTAA